Proteins from a single region of Raphanus sativus cultivar WK10039 unplaced genomic scaffold, ASM80110v3 Scaffold1385, whole genome shotgun sequence:
- the LOC108820436 gene encoding glutathione S-transferase T3-like, which yields MDSNPYRQTNYVDLLTSQQGSFSFDEDSVQVSSSQVPLFATEASTCPQDPPAEHKEPRRMWTPVEDIVLISGWLNTSKDPVVANEQRQGAFWKRIAAYFAASPKIAAGAHREEGNCKQRWHKINDQVNKFCGAFQAATRGKTSGQNLVEFY from the coding sequence ATGGATTCCAATCCATACCGTCAGACTAACTATGTTGATCTCCTTACGAGTCAACAAGGAAGCTTTAGTTTTGATGAAGATAGTGTCCAAGTATCTTCATCGCAAGTCCCTCTTTTTGCCACTGAAGCTTCAACCTGCCCTCAAGACCCTCCTGCAGAGCACAAGGAACCACGGAGGATGTGGACGCCTGTTGAAGATATTGTGCTCATCAGCGGCTGGCTTAACACAAGCAAAGATCCAGTGGTGGCAAATGAGCAACGGCAAGGGGCATTCTGGAAAAGGATAGCCGCTTACTTTGCGGCAAGTCCCAAGATTGCAGCCGGTGCACACCGAGAAGAAGGAAACTGCAAGCAGCGTTGGCACAAGATCAACGATCAAGTGAACAAGTTCTGTGGGGCTTTTCAAGCAGCAACTAGAGGGAAGACTAGTGGGCAAAATCTCGttgaattttattaa